DNA from Desulfomicrobium escambiense DSM 10707:
CTGCGATAGCCCAGACGGCCCTCTGTGCGCTCACCCTTGGATGCTCCAAGGGCTGCGTCCATCTCGGCCTCCAACGTTTGCTGGACAACCGCACGCACGAGTTCCTTCAAAACATCCTGTTCGCCTTCAAGAAGCCCTTTCAGTTCAGACGACGATAGAATAGAATTCTTCCTGACCATGGCAGACTCCTCCCGGAGTTGTGGATTGGTGGTACAACCCACACATGCCATGGTCTTTCTTTTTGCTGAAGATCCCGCACACTACCTTTTAATCCTCTTGGAATTGCTCTTCCCCCGTCAACGTAGCTCCACACGTCCCGGTATTGGGGCGTCAAGTCGAACAGACCTCCACGGCTTACGGACCGTCTTCGCCCAGCCCATCGGAAACAAGATTTGTTGGACTGCATCAGCCCAGCGTTTCGTTACATCGAAAGCCTGGCTCAGCTCCTCATATACCTTCTGTTGCTCGGGGTTGGATTTGTCGTAAATCGTCCTCTTCCATTTGTTCAGCAGCTTGAAATGGTCACTGGTAAAATAATCCGCCATGCTTTTATATCCCCTCGATATCAATCCCATGTTCCGCCAGCCAAGCCTTGCGCTGCGCATAGTCGGGCATTGCCCGCTCAACGCGCAGCCAAAAGGCCGCGGTGTGGTGGGCCTCGTGCAGATGGGCCATCTCGTGCACGACCACGTATTCCGCGATACGGGCCGGCAGCAGGATGCTCTTCCAATGGAAGTACAGCCAGTCGCCCTTGCCGCAGGAGCCCCAGCGATACCCGAGATCCTGCACCTTGATGCCGACGGGCATCACCTCCATGCGCGACCGGTACTCGGCCACGCGGCCCGACAGCCATACCCGGGCCCTTTCGCTGTACCAGCGGATGAAATGCTCGCGTGCGCCTTCCTGCGCATCGCGCCGCAATGCAAAGCGGCCATTCGCCAGTTTCAAGGGCGTGTTCTGGTCCTCGACCAGTTTCAGCCGATAGCTGCGCCCCAAATACAAAAACCCCTCGCCGCCGACGAACTCTTTACGCGGCACCTGGCGCTGCAAACGCTCCTTTTCGGCCAACTTCGTATACACCCAAAAGCGCTTTTCAGTGACGAAATCACGCAACTGGGCGATGCCGACGTCAGGCGGCGCGCTCAGAATCAGCTCACCGGTTCGTTCCACCGTGATTTGCATGGTCCGGCGGCGGGCGCTGCGGCGTAGCGCGAAGCGCAGATCGTCCACTTGGATATAGCTCTCGGCCGAGGCAGAGGGACTATCCGTTTGATGGTCGACAGATTTCAAAGGCACCGACATGGCGTTACACCTGCACCAGTTTATCGTGGTTGGCGCGGGCCTGTTCCATCAACTTGTCCGCGAGAACGCCCGCCTTGTCGGTATCCACCAGAGGCGGCCGCAGGCGCATCACGTGTTCGAACAGCTGCGTGTTCAGGTTTTCCTGCGCCGCACGTTTGTAGGGGCTCCAGATGTCGCGGTTGTCCTGCAGTTCCTGCGCAATCAGGTCCACCAACTCGACCGTCACATCCTTCAATCGCAACAGTTCCGCAGGCGTCGGCGTCTGCCCGGCGCACACCACGTCCAGAACGGTGCGCAGGAAGGACGCGTACTGCTCGGGCAAATCGCCCGGCGTATCGGCGCTGCCGGCTTTGCCCGTGCGCAGTTCGTCGATGATCTTCTGCAATTGCGAGATCACCTCGTTCCACTGCTCGCCCAAGGTCTTGAGGATGTCGTTCAGGCGTTCGGAAAGCTTGCGGTACAATACGGGGTCTTCGTCCAGGTGCTTGCGAATGTGCGAGCGAATCGCGTGCTCCATCTCGGAAGCCTTGGCGCGGTCGTTCGCGGCGCGCGCGACATGCGTGTCAAACTCGGCATCGGTCAGCTGGATCGGCGGAATCTTGGGGTCGATACCCAAGGAGATCACATGGTCGTCGATCAGCTTGCGCACCTTGGCGCCGACATCCTTGCCCAGCACCGGCGTGTCTTTGTAGCGGTTGCGGGCGCGGGCGTAGATGTAGGCCAGACGCTTGGCGTCGCCCGAGTAGGGCAGGCCCTCGGGACGCGGCAGCACCGTGTCCAGCGATCCCAAAAACGCCTTGAGCTTGACGGAAAATTCGGCGCGCAGCTTCTCGCTGCCCAAGGCCTCAACGCAGGCTTCGGTGTCATCCAGCGACTCGATACCGAGCCTTCGGAACAGGTCCACCACGCGCAGATGCCGGGCGCGCAGCACCGGCACCTCGTCCTTCAGGCTGGCCAGCGAACCCTCCACGTCCTCGGCGGAGTACGCGGCCAGCGCCTCCTTCAAATGCCGGGCCACACCATAGTAATCCACCACGATGCCGCAGCGCTTGCCGAAGCCGGTCCGGTTGACGCGGGCAATGGCCTGCAGCAGCTCGGCCTCGCGGATCGGGCGGTCCAGGTACATCACGCCTTCGATCGGCGCATCAAAACCGGTGAGCAGCATCGATTTCACGACCAGAAAAGTCAGCGGATCGGTCTTTTCCGGCTTGGCGTGAAACAGCGGCTTCTTGAAACGCTTGATCAATTGCTCGTGCGCCGCGCCGTCCGTCCAGCGCTTCCAGGCCGGGTCGTCGTTGTTGCTGCCCGAAATGACGGGCGCGAACTCGATGCGGGCCAGGGTGTCGCGATAGCGCCAGGCCTGCACCACCGCCTGCACCTTGGCCGGTCGTTGACACAAGGCCTCGTCATCCAGCCCCTTGTCTTCCGGCGGCAGCGCCTGCGCTTCAGCAAGCAGCTCGTCGCGGGCCTGCTTCAAGGCCTCGAAATAGCGGATCGCCGCCAGACGGCTGTACGCCACCACCTGCGCCTTGTAGCCGTTGGGGAGGATATTGGTGACGTAATGGCGGATGATGTCACGGGCCTTGTCGGCGATGAGCGCCGGGGCATCGAAGATATGGCCCTTGGTGGCGTACTTTTTCTTGATCGCCTCCAGTTCCTCGGGCGTGTGCTGGCGGAAGAGGTCCTCGAACAACTCGTCCAGGCTGGCCCCGTCCCTGATCGCCCCGGAGGCCGTGCGGCCCTCGTACAACACCGGCACGGTGGCGCCGTCGGCCTCGGACTCCTTGATGGTGTAGCGGTCGATGAACTCGCCGAAAATCTCATGGGTGCGCTTCTTCTCGCCCATGATGATCGGCGTGCCGGTAAAGCCGATGCGCGCGCAGTTGGGCAGGCCAGCCAGCAGGTTGGCGTGCAGGTCCCCCGCCTGGGTGCGGTGGGCCTCGTCCACGAGCACGAGGATGCTCTCGTCCTCGTTCAGCACCTCGAACTTCTCGTTGGCCGCATAGGCGGCTTTCGGCTCCTCCAGCCTTGGCAGATCGTCCACGGTCAACGGCGCTTCGCCAACAGTGTCGGTGTCACGATATTTCTGGATGGTGGCGAAGATCAGCCCTGGCCCCTTGCGGCGCGCCAGGGCCTTGATGCCCGCCGTGCTGTCGGCCACCTCGACCGCTTCGCCGGTCAGGGTGGCGGTGACGGACAACTGACCCTGCAAGTCCTTGCGATCGGTGACGACGATGACCTTGAAGCGCCGCAGGTCCGCGTCCCCGCGCATCTTGCGTACCAGAAACACCATGGTCAGGCTCTTGCCCGAGCCCTGGGTGTGCCAGATGATGCCGCCGCGCGTATCGTACTCGCCGTGCTGCAATCGCGTCCGGCCGGTCTTGAGCCGGGCAATGGCCCGATTCACCGCCCGGTACTGCTGGTAGCGGCACACAGCCTTGATGGTCTGCCCACCCGCCTGCATGAACAGCACGAAATTCTTGATCACATCCAGCAGGTGCGCGGGTGCGAGCAGCCCGGCGATCAGGCGTTCCTGCTCGGACAGGGCGGGCTTGCCCAGAGCTTGCGTCACCTCGATCTCGCTGCCGGTGCCATCAGGGCCGACCACCGTTTTCCACTGGCCGTAGTGCTCGAAGGCCGCGCCCACGCACCCCACCCGCGCCTCGTCAAAACTGGTGGCCACAAGCAGCTGGTTGGTGGCGAACAACGGCTCGCTGCCCTCGTTGTCGTCGACCTCGAAGGCGGCCTTGCGCTGGTTGCTGTAGCGACGCAGCTGGTCAACGGCCTCGGCCAGGGGTTCGGGCGTGGATGGGCTCTTGCACTCCACCACGACCAGGGGGATGCCGTTCACCAGCAGCACAAGGTCGGGCACGATGAAGGCCTTGCCGCTGTTGAAGCCTGGAGGGCAATCGACGCGGTACTGGTTGATGACGGTGAAGCGGTTGTTGGCCGGAGTCTCCCAGTCGATGTAGCGGATGGTCTGCCCCCGCCCCCCGATCCAGCCGGGCAGGCCTTCAACGGTCAAGCCACGAATCAACAGGCCGGTGGCCTTTTCGTTGGCCTCCATCAGCTTGTGCGTGCCCAGGCGGGTGATGGCCGCCACGGCCTCGGACAGTCGCGCATCGTCCAGCCAAGGCTCGCCGTCGGGGCCGGGGTTCAGCGCGCGCAGTTGTCCGCGCAGGACATCCTCCTGAATCACCTCGGCAAAGCCGGTTCGGCCCGTGACCGCCGGGTCGTCCAGACTGCCCTCGATGTGCCCCCAGCCCAGCGTTTGCAGCTGGGCCACGAAAGGCTTTTCGACATCGTCAAGTTCCCAGCCCATCAGCACTCCTTCCCCGGTATTGCATCCGGCAGTCGGCCCAGTTCCTGTTTGATATGAATCTCCAGCACACTGCGCGACCAGCCGTGTTCAGTGGTCCGCAGTGCAAAGGCCAGACG
Protein-coding regions in this window:
- a CDS encoding transposase, with product MVRKNSILSSSELKGLLEGEQDVLKELVRAVVQQTLEAEMDAALGASKGERTEGRLGYR
- a CDS encoding M48 family metallopeptidase — encoded protein: MSVPLKSVDHQTDSPSASAESYIQVDDLRFALRRSARRRTMQITVERTGELILSAPPDVGIAQLRDFVTEKRFWVYTKLAEKERLQRQVPRKEFVGGEGFLYLGRSYRLKLVEDQNTPLKLANGRFALRRDAQEGAREHFIRWYSERARVWLSGRVAEYRSRMEVMPVGIKVQDLGYRWGSCGKGDWLYFHWKSILLPARIAEYVVVHEMAHLHEAHHTAAFWLRVERAMPDYAQRKAWLAEHGIDIEGI
- a CDS encoding type I restriction endonuclease subunit R, encoding MGWELDDVEKPFVAQLQTLGWGHIEGSLDDPAVTGRTGFAEVIQEDVLRGQLRALNPGPDGEPWLDDARLSEAVAAITRLGTHKLMEANEKATGLLIRGLTVEGLPGWIGGRGQTIRYIDWETPANNRFTVINQYRVDCPPGFNSGKAFIVPDLVLLVNGIPLVVVECKSPSTPEPLAEAVDQLRRYSNQRKAAFEVDDNEGSEPLFATNQLLVATSFDEARVGCVGAAFEHYGQWKTVVGPDGTGSEIEVTQALGKPALSEQERLIAGLLAPAHLLDVIKNFVLFMQAGGQTIKAVCRYQQYRAVNRAIARLKTGRTRLQHGEYDTRGGIIWHTQGSGKSLTMVFLVRKMRGDADLRRFKVIVVTDRKDLQGQLSVTATLTGEAVEVADSTAGIKALARRKGPGLIFATIQKYRDTDTVGEAPLTVDDLPRLEEPKAAYAANEKFEVLNEDESILVLVDEAHRTQAGDLHANLLAGLPNCARIGFTGTPIIMGEKKRTHEIFGEFIDRYTIKESEADGATVPVLYEGRTASGAIRDGASLDELFEDLFRQHTPEELEAIKKKYATKGHIFDAPALIADKARDIIRHYVTNILPNGYKAQVVAYSRLAAIRYFEALKQARDELLAEAQALPPEDKGLDDEALCQRPAKVQAVVQAWRYRDTLARIEFAPVISGSNNDDPAWKRWTDGAAHEQLIKRFKKPLFHAKPEKTDPLTFLVVKSMLLTGFDAPIEGVMYLDRPIREAELLQAIARVNRTGFGKRCGIVVDYYGVARHLKEALAAYSAEDVEGSLASLKDEVPVLRARHLRVVDLFRRLGIESLDDTEACVEALGSEKLRAEFSVKLKAFLGSLDTVLPRPEGLPYSGDAKRLAYIYARARNRYKDTPVLGKDVGAKVRKLIDDHVISLGIDPKIPPIQLTDAEFDTHVARAANDRAKASEMEHAIRSHIRKHLDEDPVLYRKLSERLNDILKTLGEQWNEVISQLQKIIDELRTGKAGSADTPGDLPEQYASFLRTVLDVVCAGQTPTPAELLRLKDVTVELVDLIAQELQDNRDIWSPYKRAAQENLNTQLFEHVMRLRPPLVDTDKAGVLADKLMEQARANHDKLVQV